The genomic interval GCTCTTTTGCCCGCCGTGGATTTTTTTAGATTGGTTCGGGAAACTTTATCAAACCGAATTTTAACAAACCTTATGCCAGTTTGCGCCGAGTTTTTATCAAGCCGAACAACCACTGGCTTTCGCAAGATTTAGCGCCGGTGCTCTGAGGCCGTGACAACGGCTTGCAACTTTTGCCGCTTGGCGAAACTGTCGCCATTTGAACGGCAGTTGCAGCGGTGAGACACCCATACTTTTTCAAAGAACAAAACGACCTTACGACAGCGCATACTGGATAGCCCGCGCCAATTTTTCGCGCGGCCAGTCAGCCGTCACCACGGCGTCGCCGATGTCGCGCAGCAAAACCAGGCGAAGTTGGCCGTGCTTGACTTTTTTGTCCAAAGCCATACACTGCTCCACTAATGATATGGCAATACCCTCCAAACGCCGTTTTTGCGGAAGGCGTTTTAAAAAATTTTCAATGCGGGTGAACGCCTCGCCAGCCAGCAGATCAGCCTCGCAGGACAGATACGCTTCGGCCAGCATCCCGAGCAGAACCGCTTCGCCATGGCGCACGAGGCGAAAACCGCCGGCGGCTTCGAGCGCATGACCGACGGTGTGGCCAAAATTCAGCAAGGCGCGCTGCGCTGATTCACGCTCGTCCTGCGCCACCATTTCGGCTTTGATCTGGCAACTGCGATGAATGGCTTTGATCATCGCCGGTTGATCGAGTTGCAACAAATCCGGCAGACGGGTTTCGAGAAATTCAAAATACTGGCGGTCGCGGATGAGGGCATGCTTGACAATTTCGGCCAGCCCGCAAACGATTTCACGCGGCGGCAGCGTGTTCAAGGTGGCGGTGTCGATCCAAACCAGGCGGGGCTGATGAAACGCGCCGATCATGTTTTTACCGAGCGGATGATTCACGCCGGTTTTGCCGCCGATGCTGGCGTCAACCTGCGCCAGCAAGGTCGTCGGCGTTTGCACCCATTCGATGCCGCGCATGAACGTCGCCGCCACAAATCCGGCGAGATCGCCAATGACGCCGCCACCCAGCGCGATCACCGCGGTTTGCCGGTCGCAATGCCGCTGCAGCATTTCCCCGACAATGCGCTCACAGGTTTTGAGATTCTTGTGGCGCTCGCCGTCGGCGACGACGATTTTATCCGCGCGCAATTTGGCCGCTTCGAGGCTGGCAAGAATTTTTTCGCCGTAGTGCCGGTCAACGACGGTGTTGGTGATGACAGCGAAACGCTCGCCGACTTTGTACAGCTTGAGCAGCTCGCCGAGCTGCGCGAGCGAGTCCGTTCCGATGAAAATCGGATAACTGC from candidate division KSB1 bacterium carries:
- the aroB gene encoding 3-dehydroquinate synthase, whose translation is METLKVELGSRSYPIFIGTDSLAQLGELLKLYKVGERFAVITNTVVDRHYGEKILASLEAAKLRADKIVVADGERHKNLKTCERIVGEMLQRHCDRQTAVIALGGGVIGDLAGFVAATFMRGIEWVQTPTTLLAQVDASIGGKTGVNHPLGKNMIGAFHQPRLVWIDTATLNTLPPREIVCGLAEIVKHALIRDRQYFEFLETRLPDLLQLDQPAMIKAIHRSCQIKAEMVAQDERESAQRALLNFGHTVGHALEAAGGFRLVRHGEAVLLGMLAEAYLSCEADLLAGEAFTRIENFLKRLPQKRRLEGIAISLVEQCMALDKKVKHGQLRLVLLRDIGDAVVTADWPREKLARAIQYALS